A single genomic interval of Aureliella helgolandensis harbors:
- a CDS encoding efflux RND transporter permease subunit, whose protein sequence is MGLVQFSLRNRFTVLSAALALCILGAAVIPGITIDILPDFRKPVVVSYFSYPGLPTMDMEKSVSSRVERALTLAGKIEHQESRTIPGAAVIKVFFQAGADPSSAMNDIVNLEASDMFHLPPGIEYPFTLRSEPANLPVVLAAISGEGLSESELYSIGYYAVRNKMGGLKGVQIPHPFGGKFRQMMVYVDPIKLQSRNISATQVVDAMRKSNLVLAGGSARLDGTDYQVHPRNTLPTVEDIEAVPITIRNGRPIFIRDVGRVVDDSALQYNIVRVNGKRSVYCPLLREPGENTIAVVDRIYEGIASEIPKMKDRGDIPEATEVTLVSDQSHYIRNAMANLYSQVGLGALLVACVVLLFLRRFLPTVIIVTTMGLAILIGALGFAFTGQTINVMTLGGIALAIGTVVDAGIVVVENVLRHQRMGKSPAQAALDGTQEVSGAILAGTVTTLAVFLPAVFLTGMIKYLFTPLSLAATFTIGASYVLALTVVPAFCATFIRTRVLDNKLASGNSEAGVPAQPQATAQPQQSGLYTRTLQKLLAAPGLSTLVIVLGIGASFLLWPSIGTELFPDVDAGSFELRIKTLPGTELLETEKLVARLENSIKEVIPEQQIETLISNIGLPVGKGAGFSTVLSSNAGPDTAYIIVNLKQANRSTGTQVYIQQLRKKLSAEYPLEQFMFVSGGIVNMALNEGVPTPINVQVSAGSLEQCRAGAESVVAAIQHIPGTEDVQIAQSLDYPQFDVQVDRTRAKYLGVDQEQVAHTVLTALGSSVGYASTIWIDPNSGTDFFMGVQYESNSIHSLDELHNMPISLDTPNGPVTIPLSNIATLHRVNIPGEIAHYNISRVNDVHVNVSGRDIGSVARDVEEALASIEFEKGVAATIRGPVETMRSGMSLLSIGLVVAAILVYLVLMAQFRSFVDPLIIMLSVPLGLGGVLLVLYCTNTYLSIQSLMGILMMMGVVVNNSILLVEFANKLRAKGHTAYQAVLSAAQVRLRPILMTSLTLVASMLPLAIQFSPGNEAMIPLARALLGGMVVSTILTLMLVPCVYTLVHRE, encoded by the coding sequence ATGGGACTGGTTCAATTTTCCCTTCGAAACCGCTTTACGGTTTTGTCTGCCGCGCTCGCATTGTGCATTTTGGGGGCTGCTGTCATCCCCGGCATCACCATCGACATCCTGCCCGACTTCCGCAAGCCGGTCGTCGTTAGCTACTTCTCCTATCCCGGTCTTCCAACCATGGATATGGAGAAATCGGTCAGCTCCAGGGTAGAGCGTGCGCTGACTCTAGCTGGAAAAATCGAGCACCAAGAGTCGCGCACAATTCCTGGTGCAGCGGTTATCAAAGTCTTCTTCCAGGCCGGAGCCGACCCCAGTTCGGCAATGAATGACATCGTCAACCTGGAAGCCAGCGACATGTTCCACTTGCCGCCAGGGATTGAATACCCTTTCACACTCCGTAGCGAGCCAGCCAACCTGCCGGTGGTGCTAGCGGCGATCTCCGGTGAAGGACTTAGTGAGTCGGAGCTGTACTCCATCGGCTACTATGCCGTACGGAATAAAATGGGAGGACTCAAAGGAGTTCAAATCCCACACCCGTTCGGTGGCAAGTTCCGACAGATGATGGTGTACGTCGACCCCATCAAACTCCAATCACGCAATATTAGCGCCACCCAAGTCGTGGATGCCATGCGCAAATCCAATCTTGTGCTGGCTGGCGGCTCGGCCCGGCTCGATGGCACCGACTACCAAGTCCATCCCCGCAATACGCTACCCACCGTCGAAGACATCGAAGCGGTTCCGATCACCATCCGGAATGGCCGCCCGATCTTCATTCGCGATGTAGGACGCGTCGTCGACGATTCCGCGTTGCAATACAACATTGTGAGAGTCAATGGGAAGCGGAGCGTATATTGCCCGCTGCTCCGAGAACCTGGCGAGAACACGATTGCCGTCGTCGACCGGATCTACGAGGGGATTGCCTCCGAGATCCCCAAGATGAAGGATCGAGGAGACATTCCTGAAGCGACCGAGGTCACGCTCGTCTCCGACCAGTCTCATTACATCCGCAATGCCATGGCCAACTTATACAGCCAAGTTGGTTTGGGAGCACTACTGGTCGCCTGTGTCGTCCTGCTCTTCCTACGGCGTTTCCTACCCACCGTCATTATCGTCACCACCATGGGACTGGCCATCCTGATCGGGGCGTTGGGATTTGCCTTTACCGGTCAGACCATTAATGTCATGACTCTCGGCGGAATCGCTCTGGCCATTGGTACCGTCGTCGACGCTGGCATCGTCGTTGTCGAGAATGTCCTGCGGCACCAACGCATGGGCAAGTCGCCCGCGCAAGCCGCGCTGGACGGAACCCAAGAGGTTTCCGGAGCGATCCTGGCGGGCACCGTCACGACCTTGGCCGTATTCCTGCCTGCAGTCTTCCTGACGGGGATGATTAAGTATCTCTTTACACCACTGTCCCTGGCCGCCACCTTTACGATCGGGGCCTCCTATGTCCTCGCTCTGACCGTCGTTCCCGCCTTCTGCGCCACCTTCATCCGCACCCGCGTCCTCGATAACAAACTCGCCTCCGGCAACTCAGAAGCAGGCGTCCCCGCACAACCCCAAGCGACCGCACAACCACAACAGAGCGGCCTATACACACGCACCCTCCAGAAACTGCTGGCGGCGCCCGGACTTAGCACGTTGGTGATCGTACTGGGTATCGGTGCATCCTTCCTGCTATGGCCCAGTATCGGGACCGAATTGTTCCCTGATGTCGACGCAGGCTCCTTCGAACTCCGCATCAAAACCTTGCCTGGAACCGAACTGCTTGAAACCGAAAAATTGGTGGCTCGACTGGAAAACTCCATCAAAGAAGTCATACCGGAACAACAAATTGAAACCTTGATCAGCAATATTGGGCTGCCCGTCGGTAAGGGTGCCGGATTCTCGACGGTGCTCAGTTCCAATGCAGGACCCGATACCGCCTACATCATCGTAAATCTTAAGCAGGCGAATCGCAGTACAGGCACGCAAGTCTATATTCAACAGTTGCGAAAAAAGCTGTCTGCCGAGTATCCACTAGAACAATTCATGTTCGTCTCGGGTGGGATTGTGAACATGGCGCTCAACGAAGGGGTCCCCACGCCCATCAACGTCCAGGTGTCCGCTGGCTCGCTGGAACAATGCCGCGCTGGTGCCGAGAGTGTGGTCGCCGCGATCCAACACATTCCAGGTACCGAGGATGTGCAAATCGCTCAATCCCTCGACTACCCTCAATTTGACGTCCAAGTGGATCGAACGCGCGCCAAGTATCTAGGAGTCGATCAAGAACAAGTCGCTCACACGGTGCTCACAGCCCTGGGTTCCAGCGTAGGATACGCGTCGACGATCTGGATCGATCCCAATTCGGGAACCGACTTTTTCATGGGCGTACAATACGAATCCAACTCCATCCATTCCTTGGACGAGTTGCACAACATGCCCATTTCGCTAGACACCCCCAACGGTCCAGTTACCATCCCTCTGTCCAACATTGCTACACTTCACCGAGTCAACATTCCAGGTGAAATTGCGCACTACAATATCTCGCGAGTCAACGATGTTCATGTCAACGTATCGGGGCGCGACATTGGTTCCGTAGCTCGTGACGTCGAAGAGGCGTTGGCATCGATCGAGTTCGAAAAGGGAGTCGCAGCGACCATTCGCGGGCCCGTGGAAACCATGCGTTCGGGAATGAGCCTGCTGAGCATCGGCCTAGTCGTCGCTGCAATCCTGGTGTACCTCGTCCTCATGGCGCAATTCCGCTCTTTCGTCGACCCATTGATCATCATGCTGTCGGTGCCACTCGGCCTGGGCGGTGTCCTGCTGGTACTTTACTGCACCAATACCTACCTCAGCATCCAGTCGCTGATGGGGATCTTGATGATGATGGGAGTCGTCGTGAACAATTCGATTCTCTTGGTTGAGTTCGCCAACAAACTTCGCGCGAAGGGTCACACCGCTTACCAAGCGGTTCTGTCGGCAGCTCAAGTACGACTGCGGCCCATCCTGATGACTTCCCTGACGCTAGTCGCTTCCATGCTCCCCTTGGCAATTCAATTCTCGCCTGGCAACGAAGCCATGATCCCACTCGCGCGAGCGCTGCTGGGAGGAATGGTCGTCTCCACCATCCTGACACTGATGCTCGTCCCCTGCGTCTATACCCTCGTGCATCGCGAGTAA
- a CDS encoding Gfo/Idh/MocA family protein: MTNGPLNRKLKMGMVGGGQGSFIGKVHSIAACLDNRAEVVAGAFSSNPQRSKASAADYNVAESRAYGSYQEMFDKERQLPEGERIDFVTVATPNHTHFEISKAAVEAGFHVMCDKPMTFDLGQAEELAVLVDNSSVVFGLTHNYTGYPLIRQAREMIQSGELGEIQAVRANYIQGWLRSKIEDSDQKQAAWRTDPSKSGAAGCFGDIATHAYNLGRYMTGLLSEEISCHLRTFVPGRKLDDYGTALIKYDNGGLGTVTASQISHGRENDVTIEIDGTKGSLSWAQENPNAMQVRANGQPHKIYTRDPNAPYMLASGQAACRLPAGHPEAFFEAFANIYAAAFDAIVAKHSGEKVERINTVYPNVHDGVEGMLFIQQSVASSQQNGAWLPFKCDRARR, encoded by the coding sequence ATGACCAACGGGCCACTTAATCGCAAACTGAAGATGGGTATGGTCGGTGGTGGCCAAGGCTCCTTCATTGGCAAAGTGCATTCGATCGCAGCCTGCTTGGACAACCGAGCGGAGGTGGTAGCTGGCGCGTTTTCCAGCAATCCGCAGCGAAGCAAAGCCTCCGCCGCAGACTACAATGTCGCCGAGTCACGCGCGTATGGTTCGTACCAAGAGATGTTTGACAAGGAGCGGCAGCTGCCAGAAGGGGAGCGGATCGACTTCGTCACCGTCGCCACCCCCAACCACACTCACTTCGAGATTTCCAAAGCGGCCGTCGAAGCCGGCTTTCACGTCATGTGCGACAAACCCATGACGTTCGATTTGGGACAGGCCGAAGAGCTGGCCGTCCTAGTGGACAATTCGTCCGTCGTCTTTGGATTAACACACAACTACACAGGATACCCGCTCATTCGCCAGGCGCGAGAGATGATCCAAAGCGGCGAACTCGGTGAAATCCAAGCCGTCCGCGCCAATTACATCCAAGGTTGGTTGCGTTCCAAAATCGAAGATTCTGACCAGAAGCAAGCTGCCTGGCGCACCGACCCGAGCAAGAGCGGTGCAGCCGGTTGCTTTGGGGATATCGCTACCCACGCCTACAACCTGGGGCGTTACATGACCGGCCTGCTGTCGGAAGAAATCTCCTGCCACCTACGAACCTTCGTCCCCGGCCGTAAACTCGATGACTACGGCACCGCCCTCATCAAATACGACAATGGAGGATTGGGTACCGTCACGGCGTCTCAGATCAGTCATGGACGAGAAAACGATGTGACGATCGAAATTGATGGCACCAAGGGCTCCCTTTCCTGGGCTCAGGAAAATCCCAATGCAATGCAGGTCCGGGCGAACGGCCAGCCCCATAAGATTTACACCCGGGATCCCAATGCTCCGTACATGCTGGCATCCGGACAAGCCGCTTGCCGGCTGCCCGCCGGACATCCGGAAGCCTTCTTCGAAGCGTTTGCGAATATCTACGCAGCCGCATTCGATGCGATCGTTGCCAAACATTCTGGCGAGAAGGTTGAACGCATCAATACCGTCTACCCCAACGTTCATGACGGAGTGGAAGGCATGCTGTTCATCCAACAATCGGTCGCAAGTAGCCAACAAAATGGTGCGTGGCTGCCCTTCAAGTGCGACCGAGCACGACGCTAA
- a CDS encoding efflux RND transporter periplasmic adaptor subunit → MSTASAMAKTIRKRSQLVMYSATLMLASCTHSSLPQATSSPAEKSAPTRVRAVAVEAAKVTPTTQQPATVQAYYRTEIRARVSGYISELKVDIGDFVDQGAPLAIIAVPEMQQAREVAKAHIEKQLAEEQAAMSGIALANARIQSAEAKLAQTESEIQRAAAALAAIEAEFSRTEDLVARRSLENRMLDEVRKKRDSETANQSAVLSARQSAAADVVVAQAEHAAAEAGVSAAKAATRVAQRQLGELDAAIEYATLRAPFAGVITQRSVNPGDLVRQSSEVGVGAPLFVVSQIDPVRVHIPVPEMQAASITVGTTATISFPSFPGEANREAPVTRIAGELDPSTRTMLVEVELENADKRLLPGMFGQASIALPSDSLTNTLPARAIRFDEKGQAYVYVIDENQTVKNVPVGTGFDDGKRIEVTTGLAVGDRVIDAHLKRFANGEVVSILAD, encoded by the coding sequence ATGAGTACGGCATCAGCCATGGCCAAGACCATCCGCAAGCGTTCCCAACTGGTGATGTATTCCGCGACGCTAATGCTCGCAAGTTGCACCCATTCCAGCCTGCCACAAGCCACTTCATCCCCAGCGGAAAAGTCGGCTCCCACCCGAGTGCGTGCGGTCGCTGTTGAGGCGGCCAAGGTTACCCCCACGACCCAACAACCCGCTACGGTTCAGGCCTACTACCGCACGGAAATTCGGGCCAGGGTTTCAGGTTACATCTCGGAGTTAAAGGTCGACATCGGCGACTTCGTAGATCAGGGAGCCCCACTAGCGATCATTGCCGTGCCAGAAATGCAACAGGCAAGAGAGGTTGCCAAAGCTCACATTGAAAAACAATTGGCAGAAGAGCAGGCGGCGATGTCTGGCATCGCACTCGCCAATGCACGAATTCAGTCCGCAGAAGCCAAGCTGGCTCAGACCGAGTCGGAAATTCAGCGAGCCGCTGCAGCGTTGGCTGCGATTGAGGCCGAATTCTCTCGTACCGAAGATCTGGTTGCACGGCGTTCTCTTGAGAATCGAATGCTGGACGAGGTCCGCAAGAAACGCGACTCGGAAACGGCCAATCAGTCGGCCGTGCTCTCCGCCCGCCAATCGGCTGCTGCCGACGTAGTGGTTGCCCAAGCCGAACATGCTGCCGCCGAAGCCGGGGTCTCGGCAGCGAAGGCTGCCACCCGAGTCGCCCAACGACAGCTGGGCGAACTCGATGCGGCAATCGAATACGCGACGCTGCGAGCCCCCTTTGCCGGAGTGATCACGCAGCGTTCGGTCAACCCGGGCGATCTAGTGAGGCAGTCGAGCGAAGTGGGCGTGGGCGCCCCCCTGTTTGTGGTTAGTCAAATCGATCCAGTTCGCGTCCACATTCCAGTTCCTGAAATGCAAGCCGCCAGCATTACGGTCGGCACCACCGCCACCATTTCTTTCCCAAGCTTCCCAGGGGAAGCCAACAGGGAGGCCCCAGTCACTCGCATTGCAGGTGAACTCGATCCGAGCACCCGAACGATGCTGGTGGAAGTTGAACTGGAGAATGCCGACAAGCGATTGTTGCCCGGCATGTTTGGGCAAGCTTCGATCGCACTACCGAGCGACTCACTTACGAACACTCTACCCGCCCGCGCGATTCGCTTCGACGAAAAGGGCCAGGCTTACGTGTATGTGATCGATGAAAATCAAACAGTGAAGAACGTCCCGGTTGGCACTGGTTTTGATGACGGCAAACGGATTGAAGTTACCACGGGGTTAGCAGTCGGAGATCGCGTGATCGACGCGCATCTCAAGCGATTTGCCAACGGTGAAGTTGTTTCCATCCTAGCTGACTGA
- a CDS encoding glutamine amidotransferase, with protein MSNYFEFAFGWMRNISFSYEYPFALLLLILIPVLWWGSFRSLSSLGNGRRWAALTFRSLVLLLIVFALAGIQWVWISNTVSVIYLLDQSDSIPRAKRDIMLEYAIENVAAHRNYERGDRSGLIIFGREAAIEFPPYDDDLPHVAGVESYLGRTDATNLESALKLAQASFPEDAAKRIVIVTDGNETLGNATALAQALSEAGIGIDIVPVSMSANSEILVEKVVLPTSMRQGQPFETRIVVNRFQESGDAPVDGRLRLLRSVGGRETLIFEDDVVLDKEVNVFPITDTIEQPAGYTYRAEFLPLNREDDAIQQNNRADAFTYVRGKGRVLLIEDWNAPNEFVPLIEALRRSEIEVDVLPSNQLFTSLTELQVYDCVVLAGVPRSSGDSALDIANFTDEQLQMLVTNTQQFGAGLIMLGGPNALGAGGWANTIVEEAMPVDFQIKNTKIEAVGALAMILHASEIAQGNYWQKRIGQAALEVLGPMDYCGVAVYSSLGDTWLWGGAQGMLRVGANRQAMVSRLRAMTPGDMPDFQPAMQMALRSLSNTPASIKHMIIISDGDPTPPAPAILTQFASNQIKISTVAVGAHGPAGHNTLQDISLKTGGNYYVATNPSALPKIFQREAMRVARPLVYEPDGGLMPRITYPHEIVQGLSRDLPNLKGFVLTSIKDSPLVEVPIRASNPTEPENQAVLATWTYGLGRTAVFSSDVGKRWAGAWTDWSGYDQLFAQLVRWAMRPTESDAKFSIATNVTDGQVQVVVNALDQNDDFLNFLDMQAVAVGPDLKPLPLTMRQVAPGRYIGSFDTDGSGSYLVNMLPGPGMAPVTTGASVPFSDEYRIKPTNLTMLQGLAELEPQGGQPGHLSAPLDQQSFQELLKHDVYRPGLPRAMTMQDIWPWCLMFGAVCLFGDVLVRRVSLDYAYPFKWWYRKLRPGVTQQDAVRQASLARLRNTKTEVSDELGSARASTRFESESPAEQDALEQAMGGKASAQAGAAPGAETTSSATNLAAEPQQAGYTSRLLAAKKAAQQKKKHEEK; from the coding sequence ATGTCGAATTACTTCGAATTCGCTTTCGGTTGGATGCGGAACATCTCGTTTTCGTATGAGTACCCATTTGCGCTATTATTACTCATTCTAATTCCAGTGCTGTGGTGGGGCAGCTTTCGCTCGCTGAGCAGTCTTGGCAATGGACGGCGTTGGGCCGCATTGACCTTCCGTTCCCTCGTACTCCTGCTCATCGTGTTCGCTCTGGCCGGTATCCAATGGGTCTGGATTAGCAATACTGTGTCAGTGATCTATTTGCTGGATCAGAGTGACAGTATTCCGAGGGCGAAGCGGGATATCATGTTGGAATACGCGATCGAGAACGTCGCTGCTCACCGCAATTACGAGCGAGGGGACCGCTCGGGACTGATCATATTCGGACGCGAAGCCGCCATTGAATTCCCGCCCTACGATGATGATCTGCCACACGTTGCGGGGGTTGAAAGTTACTTGGGACGCACCGATGCGACCAACCTGGAATCGGCGCTCAAGCTTGCGCAAGCATCGTTTCCTGAGGATGCTGCCAAACGCATCGTCATTGTGACCGATGGCAACGAAACGCTCGGTAATGCGACGGCGCTCGCTCAAGCCCTTTCCGAAGCGGGCATCGGAATTGACATCGTTCCGGTCAGCATGAGCGCCAACAGCGAGATCTTGGTTGAAAAAGTGGTCCTGCCGACCAGTATGCGACAGGGGCAACCCTTCGAAACTCGCATTGTTGTCAATCGCTTTCAAGAGTCTGGGGATGCTCCCGTTGATGGCCGTCTACGGCTTCTGCGAAGCGTGGGTGGACGCGAGACGCTGATCTTTGAAGATGACGTGGTGTTGGACAAAGAGGTCAACGTTTTTCCCATCACCGACACTATTGAACAACCCGCTGGCTATACCTACCGTGCTGAATTCTTGCCTTTGAATCGCGAGGATGATGCGATTCAGCAAAACAACCGGGCCGATGCCTTCACCTACGTGCGCGGCAAAGGCCGAGTTCTATTGATCGAAGATTGGAACGCGCCCAATGAGTTTGTTCCGTTGATCGAAGCGCTCCGCCGAAGCGAGATTGAGGTGGACGTGTTACCTAGCAACCAATTGTTCACTTCGCTCACCGAGTTGCAAGTTTACGATTGCGTCGTGCTGGCGGGAGTTCCGCGGAGCAGTGGCGATTCGGCGTTGGACATCGCCAACTTTACCGATGAGCAGTTGCAGATGCTAGTAACCAACACGCAGCAATTTGGCGCAGGGCTGATCATGTTGGGAGGGCCCAACGCGTTGGGCGCTGGAGGGTGGGCCAATACGATCGTTGAAGAGGCGATGCCGGTCGACTTTCAAATTAAGAATACCAAGATTGAAGCAGTCGGGGCCTTGGCGATGATCCTGCATGCTTCCGAAATTGCGCAAGGAAATTACTGGCAGAAACGCATCGGTCAGGCCGCTTTGGAAGTCCTCGGGCCGATGGACTACTGCGGCGTGGCGGTCTACAGTTCACTGGGGGATACTTGGCTGTGGGGGGGCGCGCAGGGGATGCTCCGCGTGGGGGCCAATCGCCAAGCCATGGTCAGCCGATTGCGAGCCATGACGCCGGGCGATATGCCCGACTTTCAACCGGCCATGCAAATGGCCTTGAGGTCCTTGAGCAATACCCCCGCTTCGATCAAGCACATGATCATTATTAGCGATGGCGATCCCACCCCACCCGCGCCAGCCATTCTAACGCAATTCGCCAGCAATCAGATCAAAATCTCGACGGTGGCCGTTGGGGCCCACGGGCCAGCCGGCCACAACACCTTGCAGGATATCTCCCTGAAGACCGGCGGCAATTACTACGTTGCTACCAACCCATCGGCACTGCCTAAGATTTTTCAGCGCGAAGCGATGCGGGTGGCTCGCCCCCTGGTCTACGAGCCGGACGGCGGGCTGATGCCACGCATCACCTATCCCCATGAAATCGTACAAGGGCTCTCGCGGGATTTGCCGAATCTCAAGGGCTTCGTGCTGACCTCGATCAAGGACAGTCCGTTGGTTGAAGTGCCGATTCGTGCCAGCAATCCCACCGAACCGGAAAATCAAGCCGTCTTGGCGACCTGGACCTACGGTCTTGGACGCACTGCCGTGTTTTCCAGCGATGTGGGCAAGCGTTGGGCCGGCGCTTGGACGGACTGGAGCGGTTACGACCAGCTCTTTGCCCAGTTGGTGAGGTGGGCCATGCGACCCACGGAATCGGATGCGAAGTTTTCAATCGCGACGAACGTCACCGATGGACAGGTTCAAGTGGTTGTCAATGCGCTAGATCAAAACGACGATTTCTTGAATTTTCTGGACATGCAAGCCGTGGCCGTTGGGCCCGACTTGAAACCCTTGCCGCTGACCATGCGGCAAGTGGCTCCCGGTCGATACATCGGTTCCTTTGACACCGATGGTTCCGGCAGCTACCTGGTCAATATGCTACCAGGGCCTGGCATGGCCCCGGTGACGACGGGCGCCAGTGTGCCGTTTTCAGACGAATATCGCATCAAGCCTACGAACCTGACAATGCTTCAGGGGTTGGCTGAGTTAGAGCCGCAGGGAGGTCAGCCTGGGCATCTCTCAGCGCCCCTGGACCAACAAAGCTTTCAAGAGTTGCTCAAGCATGACGTCTATCGTCCAGGCTTGCCCCGAGCGATGACGATGCAGGATATTTGGCCCTGGTGCCTCATGTTCGGGGCCGTTTGCTTGTTTGGGGATGTGCTGGTGCGGCGCGTCTCGTTGGATTATGCCTATCCGTTCAAATGGTGGTACCGAAAATTGCGGCCTGGGGTAACCCAGCAAGACGCCGTCCGACAGGCAAGCCTAGCTCGCTTGCGGAACACCAAAACAGAAGTTTCCGATGAGTTGGGAAGCGCTCGCGCTAGCACGCGTTTCGAATCGGAATCCCCTGCAGAGCAGGATGCGCTGGAGCAAGCGATGGGAGGCAAGGCATCGGCACAAGCCGGTGCTGCACCGGGTGCGGAGACGACTAGTTCGGCGACTAACTTGGCGGCTGAACCACAGCAAGCAGGGTATACGTCGCGGCTGCTAGCCGCCAAGAAGGCAGCGCAGCAGAAAAAGAAGCACGAAGAAAAATAG
- a CDS encoding TolC family protein: MPRLHLCFGLLVCAGCASQQHLTLPAAPTGTMVHEQVAAASSPADVATPALMASTKIVTLESARIGSEHPQVQARVASYRHPVREGIDPAVESLQSQPITHVSLASTVRPADAISVVPPLTSELPPVASTAYSPSDQVVVEERASQVGIGHSAIQMNLPTALAMVGGQHPAVGFAQWRVQEAYAQLSQARVLWLPSLQAGFSFHRHDGNYQASDGRIVDIDRNSFQYGLGSGAVGAGTTPRPGLVAQFHLADAIFQPEIAQKMAWARGHASTAVTNTQLRNAAISYLQLLDAHQTERILDESRLRTAELAKLTGDFAAAGQGLQADADRVQTELLMVENRLLSARERIEVTSARLAQVLSLDGGPTIIPQDPTLLPLELVNLGAEKSQLIATGLANRPELKESQALVAAACEQYRRQQYAPFVPSVLLGFSSTGFGGGLANSLNNVDDRMDFDALMSWQVRNFGLGERAARREANAQVEQAKYEKIRAMDQVASEIATAYAEVLYRGQQIGLMQQAIGFAENSFERNLSRIRDGQGLPLEVLQSVRALEDARLAYLKALVDHNQSQFQLQWALGWPITAES, encoded by the coding sequence ATGCCCCGTCTACACTTGTGCTTTGGGCTGTTGGTGTGCGCAGGATGCGCCAGCCAGCAACACTTAACTTTGCCAGCCGCGCCAACCGGAACGATGGTCCATGAACAAGTGGCTGCCGCTAGCTCGCCTGCTGACGTAGCAACGCCCGCCCTCATGGCCTCCACAAAGATCGTGACGCTCGAGTCTGCCCGGATCGGTTCTGAGCACCCGCAGGTTCAAGCTCGGGTGGCATCGTATCGCCATCCCGTGCGAGAGGGCATCGATCCCGCAGTAGAATCCCTACAATCCCAACCGATCACCCACGTCTCGTTAGCTTCGACCGTACGGCCCGCCGATGCAATATCGGTAGTCCCACCGTTAACCAGTGAACTCCCGCCGGTGGCTTCCACCGCGTATTCCCCCTCGGATCAAGTGGTGGTTGAGGAGCGTGCGTCCCAGGTGGGAATCGGACATTCCGCAATTCAGATGAATCTACCGACAGCCCTCGCCATGGTAGGGGGGCAGCACCCGGCAGTCGGCTTCGCGCAGTGGCGTGTGCAAGAGGCCTACGCTCAATTGTCGCAAGCTCGCGTGCTGTGGCTACCGTCCCTGCAAGCTGGCTTCAGTTTTCATCGCCACGATGGCAATTACCAGGCCAGTGACGGGCGGATCGTGGACATAGACCGCAATTCCTTCCAGTACGGCTTGGGCTCGGGGGCCGTGGGCGCAGGTACCACGCCTCGGCCCGGATTGGTTGCTCAGTTTCACTTGGCCGATGCGATTTTTCAGCCCGAGATTGCGCAGAAAATGGCTTGGGCCCGAGGCCATGCGTCGACCGCAGTCACCAATACACAACTTCGCAACGCAGCCATTTCCTACTTGCAACTGCTCGACGCGCACCAAACGGAGCGCATTTTGGACGAATCGCGCCTTCGCACTGCTGAATTGGCCAAGTTAACGGGGGATTTTGCTGCTGCCGGACAGGGGCTGCAGGCTGATGCCGATCGCGTGCAAACCGAGTTGTTGATGGTTGAAAATCGCTTGCTCTCCGCTCGTGAACGCATCGAAGTGACTTCCGCCCGACTCGCTCAAGTTCTGAGTCTCGATGGTGGCCCCACGATTATTCCTCAAGATCCAACCCTGCTGCCGCTGGAACTCGTGAACCTCGGCGCGGAGAAGTCTCAGTTGATCGCGACCGGGCTGGCCAATCGCCCCGAATTGAAGGAATCTCAGGCTTTGGTGGCAGCTGCCTGCGAACAGTATCGACGCCAGCAATATGCACCCTTCGTGCCGAGTGTCCTGCTCGGCTTCAGCTCAACCGGCTTCGGCGGTGGCTTGGCCAACAGCCTCAACAATGTCGACGACCGCATGGACTTCGACGCCCTTATGTCCTGGCAGGTGCGGAACTTTGGCCTCGGTGAACGCGCCGCTCGTCGAGAAGCCAATGCGCAGGTGGAGCAGGCCAAGTACGAGAAGATACGCGCCATGGACCAAGTGGCTAGCGAAATTGCCACCGCCTATGCCGAGGTCCTCTATCGGGGGCAGCAAATTGGTTTGATGCAGCAGGCGATCGGATTTGCTGAGAATTCCTTCGAACGCAACCTCAGCAGAATTCGGGATGGCCAGGGGCTGCCCCTGGAAGTGTTGCAGTCGGTGCGCGCTCTGGAGGACGCTCGCTTGGCATACCTCAAGGCCCTGGTCGATCACAATCAATCGCAGTTTCAATTGCAGTGGGCCCTGGGTTGGCCAATTACGGCCGAATCCTAA